In Miscanthus floridulus cultivar M001 chromosome 8, ASM1932011v1, whole genome shotgun sequence, the sequence AGCTCGTGAGCAGCTCGCGGGCTGGCTCATTAAAATAGCGAGCTAGACTTTCAGCTAAACTTgtgaaaaagttaaaacgagccGAGCAGAGCCGACCACAAATTGACGAGCCACGAGTATTTTGTCCAGCCCTAGCCATATACCTTTGTTACGTTACCTCAATGTATCTAACAGATATCGATCTTACATACTGAATTTAGCATTAGGAGCTATCTTTTCTCGGTTCTAACGGAGCCATTTTCATAGATATTGAGACGGATATCAAACAATTGCTGCCACAAATTTCATGCAAATCACAAATACCAACCAATCATGGGGATATGAATCAAAATTCTGATTTTTCAACAGTGCAGCTGCATGCAACTGACTCCTTTTGTATGTACCATTCATTCTCTTGTTATAATAAAAATTGAAGGAACGGGCAGCATGCTATCTTTGACAAGCGAACGGAAACTGCTGGAGTGCTGGAGGCCTTTTACACGATCGTACTTGTTGGGATTCAGATCAAGTTTGAACCAGACTAAAAAAAGTGATTCCCTCCCACTCAAACAGGCCTCACAAGACTCGGAGACACGCATGAACCAATGGGGTATGAAAAAAATTTCCACCGCAAAACTTGAGAACTCAACATAGGTCAACTCTAACAGCGTGGCAAGCGCGGAGAGCACCTCTCAAACATAGGTCAACTCTACTTCAACTGCTAAGTTACATTTCTGAAGAAGCTGAGACTGCCATACAAGCAATGGCGTACGTTCAGGTGAGATGTGCCCACAAACAGATTTTGCTTCCACACCCAGAACTGTACAATCTGTCAGAACCTACTCCTGTACTTACACAAACAAGGACTCTGGAACACGAAATCACAAAATGTAAGTCATCTCAGCTTCGGGTGGATCTGATCCTGTTCAACTGGTTTGGCTCAGTTTCCAGAATCGATAGCACTTGAGGCATCGTCGTGCCCACAGAGACAACAATTTCTGCAATAAGATGATGTTTAATATCAAAGCAATTCAAAGCATACTTATCTGAATATATAAATATGACGGGAAAAAAAGAGGAAAAGAACCGAGAAGGGCATACCAATGCCTTCGCGAACAGACATGTTCGGTCTAATCACGTCACTTGAGCTGACCAGAAATATGTCACCAATATAGAGATGGTTGGTCGGAACATAAACACAGTACATCTGTTCTTCACTAGAATAACCCTGAGTTCAAAAGGAGTAATACATCAGCAATAGTTTTTACACGAGCTTACAGTCCAGATGAATGCAATTAACCATGTAAACTTTTATCTAAGCTGTGCATAAAAAGGGGTATATCCATATACAATATTACATCCACATTAAACTAGCTAATACATATGCACAATTTCAGGAACCAAACGCATGAACCGAATCTACATTTTTGGTCAGAGATTCTTTTTACTTAGGACACTGAATGTTTTCAACTCACAAAGCATATGACAATTGCACAAAGTCCTGTTACTTCTAAGATATGTTCCTAGGAAAAATCTGTTGTTCCACATTATGACAACACATTAGGTACAATTAACAAATCAAGATGAATTTTCAGAAAGTCAAAGCTTGTAGTTGTATTGCTCACACCAACAGCCGGACTTTCTCAGTCTGTGTTAATTATAATAGTGACTGGTTCAGCAGATTCATGATTTGCTTAGCTTGTTTAACAGGGATAAcgtaaaatgaaaaaaaaaaaactgcaggGAGCAGGAACTTATATATGGATGAAAATGGCTGCAGcatatttttcagaagcattatTTTAAACAATATGTCAACAACATCAAGAACAGTGAGAAAAAACTGAGTGGTTACACAGATAAAATGAATGAAAAACAATCATGATACTATGATAATGGTTAATCGACCAGATCAAATAGTAAAAGCATACAAACCTGAAGTAGAACTTCTGAAGTGATAAATCCAAATGCATATTCGCCAATTCTTGGGTGCCTAATGATGACCACTTCCTTGAATGCATGCTTGTTTTGATCTGCATGAAGCTGTGATTTGCTTACACACATTTGAATTATGATTTTTAGAATCATAAAATGGCAATGAATCTAACCAGGTGAAATGGCAGCACTGATTTGCTTAGATGCATCATAAATATGGCGAACAAATGGCATTCGTTTTATGAACCACTCTCCGAGACCAAGGATAGATGCCCCCAGCCAAGATGACATGAATACACCAACCACAAAAATGAAAGATATCGATGTTACAAAGCCAAGTCCTGCAAGAAGGTAAACAAAAAAAAGAcattaaatttaaaaatttagtGAAAATTCGAAGATGATTCTAGAGATTTCCATATAAAGCTACTCAATGTAGAAAGAACATCAAAGAAGAGAGGATTCCATGAACAAGCTAAAAAAGAGAATTAGTTTGCTTAGTATACAATGCAACTGAGCTATGAATTTGGGAAAATATACTTGGCCAAATTTGATAAATGATGAGGCATTAAAACAGGGCACTGATAGTAAACTAAGAGGATGGAGTTTAGGAACCAAGTTGAAGGAAAAGCTTGAATCCATCACTAGATTAAAAACAGCCATTCTAATGTCTCGCATGCACTTGCACAACAGTGCACAAATCTATGGGCAGAGGACAAGGCAGGCTCATGGTCATGAGGTGACATAAACATTAACGATTTCATGAACTGACATTGCAAAACAAACAGCTAAATAGACCATGTTGTGTTTCCAAACTCCATTTGTTGCTACATTTTACAGATACATGGAAATGCACTTAGATGGCTAGGTCTCAAAGGTTGCCCACGATGTCAATGATAATGCAGCAGTTTGGATCCTCTGGCAAAGCTTGCCTCGCCTTGCCCAGCGAGGATTTGCAGCTAAATATGTGTTTGGATTGCTGGCAAGCACACCTTGTAGGCTGCAGTGGCAAGCTTCTGCCTTGCTGCTGTGAGGGAGCCAATTCCGCTCTCCTATCTTGGCAAGGTTTGCCTCAACCAATctggaaaggcaaggcaaagctcgcctggaaaccaaacaccccaaTAGGTGCACATCACTCTTACACTATGAATTAAGATTCTGCAGTAAGTCTAATGACCATTAAGATATAAAATAGACAAAGGTAAATAGTAATCTAGACTGAAGCATACTTTTGATAATAGTGAGCTACATAAATAAACATTATTAGTTTTCTATAAAAATTGCATCTCACCATATGTACAACTCAGAGTTCTGGTAAGTATTCTAGAAAGTTTGTAAACTGCAGCAACAATCACTCTGCATCTCATACATACCAAATATTTTGATTCCCAAGTGAGCATATATTGGGGAGAAAAACCCATCCACAAAGCGAAAGAACCACCATGTCACATAGAATGTAACTGCAATTGGGAAGAGGATGACACTGCAAGAAAATTAGGGAAACCACATCAGTAGAGTGATAAAGGAGTAACCTGAAAAGAATGTACCTTACACTAATCTCAAGTTTTTTTACTTAAGCACTCGACAGTACAATAGCTTGTGAATATGCCAAACTATAGTGAAGAGAATATGATCAGAACGTTGGTTCATCTCAAATTTCATTCTATGCTGATCCTTCCCTGACACAAATAGAGAAATCAGACTTTATGCTACCATGGCTGACCCCATCTAGATGAACAGAAGCCATGCAAATAAAAAGTCAACTCAGTATAATGTATTATTCTAGCCCATGTTCACCTAGGTTTAATGCTAAATAAATTTTATAGCACTGCTTTTTAACATTAGAAATAATACACATTTTGCTTAAATCATGTTGCCAAAGGCACAAAGCATATGTCAGGCCAAAACAAATAAAGTAGACAGACTCAAAAAGTCGCTCCTTTCCTAAATATTCATTTGCATAGCCAACTTATGACGAAATGTATTCATGTTAAGCTTATGCTTTGTGACCACATCATGACATCATTAATAACAAGATAGATAATGCCAAAGGGCCTCTAGTCTAACTGGCTAGAGCAAcccggcggcactcctcaggtcctgggttcgactccccgtgggagcggatttcaggctgaggttaaaaaaatcccctcgcccgtcCCCAGGTGCCAAAGCGCAGTGGTAGGCTCCGGCCCCTTCTCACAGGGCTACGGTACCTCCTGCGTCAGGCTGGGGGCGGGGGTTcaggggttttctcgatctgtgtgagaagatcaTCTTCTACTTATAATGCCCGGGGGGCCGTCATACccccccgcaggtcgagtttttaaCAAGATAGATAATGATGAAACTGAAAAAGAAATGTAGAAAGTGGAATTGAAACGTTATTGTGAGAGATATGGAGAAAATAAATGAAGATACAGTGAGACAATTCTAAATTCATCTTTTAAAAAACTTATCCATAACTTTTTCGATCTAAATGCAGAAAATTATAGTTCATTCCGTGTTTAACTAATATCTTCTGGTGCTACATTCTGTATCTTATTCAATTTATGCATGTCATTTATGGCCAGCATCAACATACTGGTACTAAGAACCACTCTAGTGGTA encodes:
- the LOC136471691 gene encoding protein LIKE COV 1-like: MAMGDAKPSVLIPMPIRDRDRDRDRDLLVPTAAVATHASPSARTVTGSDDDESKPSSASAAAAAAQTGREAFHKVVHSWASKKFMTGCVILFPIAVTFYVTWWFFRFVDGFFSPIYAHLGIKIFGLGFVTSISFIFVVGVFMSSWLGASILGLGEWFIKRMPFVRHIYDASKQISAAISPDQNKHAFKEVVIIRHPRIGEYAFGFITSEVLLQGYSSEEQMYCVYVPTNHLYIGDIFLVSSSDVIRPNMSVREGIEIVVSVGTTMPQVLSILETEPNQLNRIRSTRS